ATTTTACTGTTTAAACAATGGTAAGCCAGACATCATTTCATTTACCTTTTCGGCAATGTTTTCTAATTTTGCATTGTCTTCACGATTCATAATTACTTCGTCTATTAAATCCACTATTTTTTCCATATCCTTTTCAACTAAACCCCGCGTAGTAACAGCAGCCGTCCCAATACGGATTCCGCTGGTAACGAAAGGCGATTTATCATCAAAAGGCACCATATTTTTGTTTACCGTAATATCTGCTTTTCCTAAAGCTTCCTCGGCTTCTTTTCCCGAAATATTTTTGTTGCGAAGGTCAATAAGCATCATATGGTTATCAGTTCCGCCAGAAATAACACCGTATCCTTTTTCAACAAAATGCTGTGCCATTACGGCTGCGTTTTTTTTCACTTGCACCATATAATGAAGAAAATCATCTGTTAATGCTTCACCAAATGCTATTGCCTTTGCTGCAATAATATGCTCCAACGGGCCACCTTGGTTACCTGGAAAGATCGCACTGTCTAACAGGCTACTCATTTTACGAAGGTTGCCGTTTTTGAGTTTTATACCAAACGGATTGTCAAAATCTTTACCCATTAAAATCAATCCACCACGCGGGCCACGTAAGGTTTTGTGAGTAGTAGTTGAAACAACGTGGCAATGCGGCATTGGGTCGCTTAAGATTCCTTTTGCTATCAAGCCAGCAGGATGGGCGATATCTGCAAACAGAATTGCACCAACCTTATCGGCAATTTCACGAAAACGTTTATAATCTATTTCACGCGAATAGGCCGAAGCTCCGGCAATAATCATTTTAGGTTTTTCCTTTATGGCTATTTCTTCTACTTTATCGTAGTCAATTCTTCCGGTTTCTTTATCAACTCCATAAAATACCGGGGTGTAAAGCCTGCCAGAAAAGTTTACTGGCGACCCGTGGGTTAAGTGCCCACCATGCGAAAGATCGAATCCTAAAAATTTATCGCCCGGTTTTAGGCAAGCAGCAAAAACCGCTGTGTTTGCCTGCGAACCACTGTGCGGTTGTACGTTTGCGTATTCGGCGCCAAACAAGGCTTTTGCGCGGTCAATGGCTATTTGTTCCACCTCGTCTACCACTTCGCAACCGCCGTAATAGCGTTTGCCGGGATAGCCTTCGGCATATTTATTTGTTAAAACAGAACCCGCCGCTTCCATAACTTGGTCGCTTACAAAATTTTCTGAAGCTATTAGCTCCAATCCGTTGAGTTGGCGTTGTTTTTCGTCTTCTATTAATTCAAAAATTTGTGCGTCTCTTTTCATGGTATAAACTAATGGTTTGGAATATTGAATTTAAAAATTACGGAAAATTCAGCTTTAGAAATACAAATCTATCACTACAAATTCCGTTGAAAGTTAATTAAATCCAAAAATACTAATTACATTCGGGAACTATCATGAAATATATATATTTGACGAAGAAATTTACTAACAACACACAAGTTGGAAATAATTTATATCAGCAAATAATTAACTGATTTAAAAGAATTTGAAATTTATTTTAATTAGTTTTATTTTCAACAATTAAAGAATATTAAAAATGCCAATTACAGCAAACGATCCAAAAAGAAAAACCTGGCTCGATACCGTGCCAGACACAGATTTTCCCATTCAAAATATACCTTTCGGTGTTTTTTTAACGCGCGATGACATTGTTACTATCGGAACCAGAATTGGCGATTACGCCATTGATCTAGGTGCCTTACACCAGTTAGGCTATTTTAAGGGAATTGAACTTACCGATGATATATTCCTTCAAGATACTTTAAATGATTTTATAAGCGACGGAAGAAAAACTTGGCGTTTGGTTCGAAACCGAATTGCAGATATTTTTGACAAAGACAATGCGCAATTACGCGATAACGAAGATCATAGAAAACACATTTTATTTACCTTGGACGAAGTTGAAATGCAACTTCCAGTACAGGTAGGTGATTATACCGATTTTTACTCGAGTAAAGAACACGCTACCAATGTGGGAACTATGTTTCGCGGAAAAGAAAACGCTTTAATGCCTAATTGGCTTCATATTCCGGTAGGATACCACGGGAGAAGCTCATCCATAATCCCAAGCGGAATCAATGCCCGCAGACCTTGGGGGCAAACCATGCCCGAAGGTGCTACCGAACCCGTGTTTGGACCTTCAAAACTTGTTGATTTTGAACTTGAAATGGCCTTTATAACAACCGATGCTAATGTACTGGGAGAACCAATTCCTGTAGATGAAGCTGAAGACCATATTTTTGGATTGGTACTGTTTAACGATTGGAGTGCGCGCGATATTCAAAAGTGGGAGTATGTGCCTCTCGGCCCATTCTTAGCGAAAAATTTTGCGTCGTCCATTTCTCCATGGATTGTAACCTTAGATGCCTTGCAGCCCTTTAAAGTTGCTGGCCCAAAACCCGAGATGGAACAACTGCCCTATCTTCAATACAAAGGCAAAAAAAGTTACGATATAAATCTGGAGGTCTACATTGCTCCAGAAAATGGAGAGGAAACAAAGGTTGCCGCTTCAAACTTTAAATATATGTATTGGAATATGAGCCAGCAATTAGCACATCACACCGTAAACGGGTGTAATGTAAACAGTGGCGATATGATGGGAAGCGGAACTATTTCGGGACCAACACCAGACTCATACGGTTCTATGCTTGAACTTACTTGGCGCGGTGCAAAACCTATTACCCTTTCAGACGGTACCGAAAGAAAATTTATTAACGACCACGATACTGTAATTATGCGTGGTTATTGTAAATCTGACGGTGTAAGAATAGGTTTTGGTGAATGTAAGACAAAACTATTACCTGCTATTAAGCAATAATATTTCCTACATAAAAACAAAAAAGAGGCAGCCTTTTCTTTTAAAGCTGCCTCTTTTTTTGTGATTTTTTATAGCCATTTATTTAAGCTATATTTTTAGGTCTACAAGCTATTCACAAAAGCCTACATAACATCCATGAGCTAAGTGTGCCCGAACAGCATTTTTGCTTATATAAATAGTATGCATGTTCTCGGGGTTTCCTGGCGGAATATGGCAAACATATTCTTTATGCCCAGCGTCGGTGTTACTTTCAGTAAAACTAATAGACATGCAACCTATTAGAAGTACTCCAAAAAATA
This region of Aequorivita marisscotiae genomic DNA includes:
- the glyA gene encoding serine hydroxymethyltransferase, giving the protein MKRDAQIFELIEDEKQRQLNGLELIASENFVSDQVMEAAGSVLTNKYAEGYPGKRYYGGCEVVDEVEQIAIDRAKALFGAEYANVQPHSGSQANTAVFAACLKPGDKFLGFDLSHGGHLTHGSPVNFSGRLYTPVFYGVDKETGRIDYDKVEEIAIKEKPKMIIAGASAYSREIDYKRFREIADKVGAILFADIAHPAGLIAKGILSDPMPHCHVVSTTTHKTLRGPRGGLILMGKDFDNPFGIKLKNGNLRKMSSLLDSAIFPGNQGGPLEHIIAAKAIAFGEALTDDFLHYMVQVKKNAAVMAQHFVEKGYGVISGGTDNHMMLIDLRNKNISGKEAEEALGKADITVNKNMVPFDDKSPFVTSGIRIGTAAVTTRGLVEKDMEKIVDLIDEVIMNREDNAKLENIAEKVNEMMSGLPLFKQ
- the fahA gene encoding fumarylacetoacetase; this translates as MPITANDPKRKTWLDTVPDTDFPIQNIPFGVFLTRDDIVTIGTRIGDYAIDLGALHQLGYFKGIELTDDIFLQDTLNDFISDGRKTWRLVRNRIADIFDKDNAQLRDNEDHRKHILFTLDEVEMQLPVQVGDYTDFYSSKEHATNVGTMFRGKENALMPNWLHIPVGYHGRSSSIIPSGINARRPWGQTMPEGATEPVFGPSKLVDFELEMAFITTDANVLGEPIPVDEAEDHIFGLVLFNDWSARDIQKWEYVPLGPFLAKNFASSISPWIVTLDALQPFKVAGPKPEMEQLPYLQYKGKKSYDINLEVYIAPENGEETKVAASNFKYMYWNMSQQLAHHTVNGCNVNSGDMMGSGTISGPTPDSYGSMLELTWRGAKPITLSDGTERKFINDHDTVIMRGYCKSDGVRIGFGECKTKLLPAIKQ